The nucleotide sequence CGCTGCCTTATCGCGCACCCATCGGCCGTGGCCCAGGAGGAACTGCGTGCGCTGGACGCCGAACGGCTGGCGGGCATCGACCTGGTCATCACCAGCTACGCTACGCTGATGCGCTTGCCGAATCTGCTGGCGTTGCGCTGGCACCTGGCGGTGGCCGACGAGGCCCAGGCGCTCAAGAATCCGTCCGCCAAGCAGACAAAGGCAGTCAAGCAGCTCCAGGCCATGGCGCGCATCGCACTCACCGGCACACCCGTGGAAAACCGTATTGCCGATCTCTGGTCCATATTTGACTTCACCCATCCGGGGCTGCTGGGATCGCGGAAGGCCTTTGCCGGATTGACGAAAAACATGGCGCAACATCACCACTTCGGCCCGCTGCGCACGCTGGTCAGCCCCTACATCCTGCGCCGCCTGAAGAGCGACAAACGCATCATCGATGATTTGCCGGACAAGACGGAAATGACCGCCTGGTGCGCATTGAGTTCCGTCCAGGCCGCCCTGTATCAGCGCGCGGTCAAGGAATTGGCCGCCAAACTGGAAACCGCGGAGGGTATCGAGCGCAAGGGGCTGGTGCTCGCCTTCCTGATGCGCTTCAAGCAGATCTGCAATCATCCATCCCAATGGCTCGGCGATGGTACCTGGAAAGCGGAACACAGCGGCAAGTTCGGGCGCCTGGCCGAAATCGCGGAGACCATTGCTGCCAAGCAGGAAAAGATGCTGGTCTTCACCCAGTTCAGGGAGGTTACCGCGCCGCTGGCGGCTTTTCTGGGCAATATCTTCGGGCGCGAAGGCCTGGTGTTGCATGGCGGCACGCCAGTGGGCAAACGTCGCGAACTCGTCAAGCGCTTCCAGGAAGATGAGCAGTGCCCCTTTTTCGTTCTGTCGCTCAAGGCCGGCGGCACCGGACTGAACCTGACTGCCGCCTCTCATGTGATCCACTTTGACCGCTGGTGGAACCCCGCCGTGGAAAATCAGGCCACCGACCGCGCCTGGCGTATCGGCCAGCATCGCAATGTGCTGGCGCACAAATTCGTTTGCCGGGGCACCATCGAAGAGCGCATCGATGAGATGATCCGCTCCAAGCAACAACTGGCGCAGAACTTGCTCGAAGGCGGCGCCGAAATCAATCTGACCACAATGAGCGATGCGGAGTTGCTCGACCTGATCAGGCTCGACATCCACTCCATCGGAGAATGAGCGTATGAGTTACGGATACTGGAAACCCTATGTGCCGGTTGCCAGGCGGCGGGCGCAGACCGCAAAGGCGATCACGAAGGCGAAGAAGGCCGGAGCGGATATGCGCCCGGTGCGTATCGAGGGACGGACCATCGCCAGGACCTTCTGGGGCAAGGCCTGGTGCACCAATCTGGAAGCCTACAGCGACTTCGAGAATCGTCTGCCGCGTGGGCGCACCTATGTGCGCAACGGCTCGGTCATCGATCTGAAGATAGAGCCGGGCAAGGTGCGCGCGCTGGTCGTGGGCTCCAGCCTGTACAAAATCGAAATCGGCATCGCCGCCGTGCCGGATGCCCGCTGGAAGTCGCTGACCAGGGAATGCACCGGTTCCATCGCCTCGCTGGTCGAGTTGTTGCAGGGCAAGTTCTCGAATGCCGTGATGGAGCGCATCTGTCAACCGAAGACGGGGCTGTTTCCCGCGCCCGCGGACATCCGGCTCGACTGCTCTTGTCCGGACTGGGCGACGATGTGCAAGCATGTCGCCGCCGTTCTCTACGGCGTGGGCGCGCGGCTGGATGCGCAGCCCGAACTTCTCTTCACGTTGCGCCAGGTGGATGCCAGCGACCTCGTGACACAGGCAACGCAACTGAGCGTCAAAACCGGGAAAAAGCCGGCCAGGGGCAAGGTGCTCGACGATTCTCGACTTGCCGAGGTATTCGGCATCGAGATGGACGTCCCCGAGGTGTTGCCGGACACGAAAAAGAAGCCAGCAACCCGCCGGACGAAGCCGGCCACTGCCGCGCTAAAAAAGCCGGCCAGGGCATCGGCGAAGAAGAAGGTTGTGGTGGCAACGAAGAAGAAAAATTCGCGGCCCCGGAAAGAGGGAATGCAGCTCGGAGTGGCACCTGCCACTGGCAGGAAATCGGTCAATTCCGCCACCGGAAAACGTGCATCGCGGCACAGCACGCCCATCACGCCGGCTCAAACGAAACGAAAAAAGGCGCAAACCTGATCCCGCCTGTCTCCCCATCGCGCGCAGCCGCAGCACCATTTACCTCGATCAGAACCAGCGGAATTGCCGGTCCGGACCCATCCTGCCGCGGCCGATCAGCCGGCAAAAGATTCGATTGAGACCGGATCGGTGCCGGGCTTATACTCGACCAGTTTCGGTTTCTTTCATCAGTGGAGGGTTCCGTCATGGCTTCATTCAGTTTCAACGCCGGCACCGATATCTTCTCCGACCTCAACGATTACGAAAGCTGGAACCTGACCCAGGTCAGTGGAACGGCCGCCGTGTG is from Gammaproteobacteria bacterium and encodes:
- a CDS encoding DEAD/DEAH box helicase; its protein translation is RCLIAHPSAVAQEELRALDAERLAGIDLVITSYATLMRLPNLLALRWHLAVADEAQALKNPSAKQTKAVKQLQAMARIALTGTPVENRIADLWSIFDFTHPGLLGSRKAFAGLTKNMAQHHHFGPLRTLVSPYILRRLKSDKRIIDDLPDKTEMTAWCALSSVQAALYQRAVKELAAKLETAEGIERKGLVLAFLMRFKQICNHPSQWLGDGTWKAEHSGKFGRLAEIAETIAAKQEKMLVFTQFREVTAPLAAFLGNIFGREGLVLHGGTPVGKRRELVKRFQEDEQCPFFVLSLKAGGTGLNLTAASHVIHFDRWWNPAVENQATDRAWRIGQHRNVLAHKFVCRGTIEERIDEMIRSKQQLAQNLLEGGAEINLTTMSDAELLDLIRLDIHSIGE